AAAAGGCCCTTGGGGAGGAGAAGACGTTGTCCGGGGACTTCACCCCCGCCTCGGAGGGGGAGGCGCTGGTGAAGGACCTGGTCAAATCCCTTAGCCCTGAGAAGATGCTGGTGGTGCTGGACCAGGAACCCCAGGGTGGGGAGGTAAGGCACATGTACATATCAGCCCAAGGGGCAAGGGCGGCGGGAGTCCGGGTGGACCAGGTGGCCATGGAGGCCTTCTTCGTGAAGATCAACCACCAGGCCCCGGGCGGATACCCCTTCAGCGCCATAGAGGGGCTCTTCCAGTGCTCCGTGAAGGACCAGGACGTGAACCGGTTCCTCAAGGACGCGGTGATGGACTCCGGCGATGAATCCTGGAAGGGGCTCAGCGTGGAGTTCCAGGACGGCAGGCTCAAGGCCTCGGGTACGTTCCTCTCAAAGGGCCTGTCGGCGGTGGTGCGCCTTGAGGGGGAGCTCTCCATAAAGGACCAGTCGGCGGTGGAGCTCAAGGACTACACCGTGAAGGTGAACGGCTCGAATACCCAGATGGGGGAGATCCGAAGGGCCATCGACGACGCCCAGCCCCTGCTGGACCTATCGGGCATGCCCTTCCCGGTGAAGCTCAAACGGCTTTCCGCACACCAGGGGGCCCTTACGCTCAGCACCGAGAAGGCCCCGGAGGAGTTCCAGGGCATAAGATACGTCTACCAAGAATAGCGGCACCGGACGGCGCAATATTGAAAAAAGGATGAAGGCCAAAAACCGCAAGGACGAGAGAAACCCCGGCTTTGGGTTGCGCCAAAGCCAGGGTTTCTCAACGAAGTCCGCGCAGGACAAGCGCGAAGGCAAGGGATGAAACCACAAAGGATGATAAAACCCCACGTCCGCCCCATGGGCACTTTTGTCTTTTTTACTTAAGAAGGATCTTTATCTCCTTCACGTCCGCGAAAACCCCAGGCTGCACGTCCGAGGCCTCGGGAAGCTCCTGCCAGTCCGGGTTGTCCCCCATCTTGCACAGCACCCTGCCCACATCCTCCCCGGAGCTCCTGTCGAAGGGCCTTATGAGGCCATAGAACAGCGGATAAGCCCCCTCCAGCCGTTCAAAGGACAGCCCCCTTACGATCATCCACTGCCCCATGTTGCGCACCTTCTGCATCTCCCGGTCGTACACGTGGCCTATGGGGACTATCTGAAATCCCCCTATCTCCCCCAGGGGGCTGGTGCTCACGCATATCACCCCCGGGTGGTTGGCCCTCACCCCTCCCGGAACCTGGTACAGG
The sequence above is a segment of the Thermanaerothrix sp. genome. Coding sequences within it:
- a CDS encoding DUF2993 domain-containing protein — translated: MAAVVLMLAASAGLSWAPQKALGEEKTLSGDFTPASEGEALVKDLVKSLSPEKMLVVLDQEPQGGEVRHMYISAQGARAAGVRVDQVAMEAFFVKINHQAPGGYPFSAIEGLFQCSVKDQDVNRFLKDAVMDSGDESWKGLSVEFQDGRLKASGTFLSKGLSAVVRLEGELSIKDQSAVELKDYTVKVNGSNTQMGEIRRAIDDAQPLLDLSGMPFPVKLKRLSAHQGALTLSTEKAPEEFQGIRYVYQE